One Deinococcus reticulitermitis DNA segment encodes these proteins:
- the gntA gene encoding guanitoxin biosynthesis heme-dependent pre-guanitoxin N-hydroxylase GntA: MTAIHTFSALLPVAGRYHLIEQGEPQATTGPVTPRALEVNRALRGKILAPDFSCVAAKAAINTSTYALGLYGELGSLEATLALARDLGRFVTDQDAMDSGFTSMIAAFDEPAGMTEHAFEERLWAQLRALHWLDPQPYSAEVSPDPTSQDFGFSFAGRGFFVIGLHPGSSRLARAFPFPALVFNAHRQFRALRETGKFDRMQQTIRARELKLQGHLNPNLANHGEISEARQYSGRAVEPDWVAPFPEAPVSGASSARCPFGFGLQAD, translated from the coding sequence ATGACTGCGATTCACACTTTTTCCGCACTGCTGCCCGTTGCTGGCCGCTACCACCTGATCGAGCAGGGAGAACCGCAGGCCACGACCGGCCCGGTGACCCCGCGCGCGCTGGAGGTCAACCGGGCCTTGCGGGGCAAGATCCTGGCCCCCGACTTCTCGTGCGTGGCGGCTAAAGCGGCCATCAACACGAGCACCTACGCCCTCGGGCTCTACGGCGAGCTCGGCAGCCTGGAGGCGACCCTGGCCCTCGCGCGCGACCTCGGGCGCTTCGTCACCGATCAGGACGCGATGGACTCGGGTTTTACCTCGATGATCGCGGCCTTCGACGAGCCCGCCGGGATGACCGAGCACGCGTTCGAGGAGCGGCTCTGGGCACAACTGCGCGCGCTGCACTGGCTCGACCCGCAGCCCTACAGCGCCGAGGTGAGCCCCGACCCCACGAGCCAGGACTTCGGTTTCTCGTTCGCCGGGCGCGGCTTTTTCGTGATCGGGCTGCATCCGGGCAGCAGCCGGCTGGCGCGCGCCTTTCCTTTTCCCGCCCTGGTGTTCAACGCGCACCGGCAGTTCCGGGCGCTGCGCGAGACGGGAAAATTCGACCGGATGCAGCAGACCATCCGGGCGCGCGAACTCAAGTTGCAGGGCCACCTCAACCCCAACCTCGCCAACCATGGCGAAATCTCCGAGGCCCGGCAGTACTCGGGGCGTGCGGTCGAGCCGGACTGGGTGGCCCCTTTTCCCGAAGCGCCCGTCTCCGGGGCCTCCTCCGCCCGTTGTCCCTTCGGCTTCGGCCTTCAGGCAGACTAA
- a CDS encoding FAD-binding domain-containing protein, producing MSPPELPPSLRDVPPAELFPDVFARDPWHRGWTRGGHTRALELLAELDPLTYGRDRSYLDGHVSRLSAFLRHGVLTLAEVRDAALAHAPPTAPSRVWKYVNELSWRDFFVRVYAEVGDLVWKDFQPYKTGIPSDDYAREFPADIDQGTTGANCVDSWSRELRETGYLHNHVRMWFAAYIVHHRRVWWQGGASWFITHLLDGDPAANNLNWQWVASTWRSYPYIWNRGTLVKYAGERYCSACPLRDGGCPFDGTYAELSARLFPGKHPAPGETGWLPPDTLKAVPWEPPPTPEPAPDAVVWVHGDRLSPGNEALRASPGRPAVFVWDGELLKMWEVSAKRQTFIHECVQELPVHVLRGDVAEEVARFARHHGARTVATTPSPSPRFRRIVEALEAQGLTVQLWPEPVFAASLTPLDLTVHAKYWGQVSASAFGKPPAPPKEKPKVTVRAGGTPEKKARGGRRKKVDAEPLLPLDGEI from the coding sequence ATGTCCCCGCCCGAGTTGCCGCCGAGCCTGCGCGACGTGCCGCCCGCCGAGCTGTTCCCCGACGTGTTTGCCCGCGACCCCTGGCACCGGGGCTGGACACGCGGAGGGCATACGCGGGCGCTCGAACTGCTCGCGGAACTCGACCCGCTGACCTACGGGCGCGACCGCTCGTACCTTGACGGGCATGTAAGCCGGCTCTCGGCCTTCCTGCGCCACGGAGTGCTCACGCTCGCCGAGGTCCGGGACGCCGCCCTCGCCCACGCGCCCCCCACCGCGCCGAGCCGGGTGTGGAAATACGTCAACGAGCTGAGCTGGCGCGACTTTTTCGTGCGGGTCTACGCTGAGGTAGGCGACCTCGTCTGGAAGGACTTTCAGCCCTATAAGACGGGCATCCCCTCGGACGACTACGCCCGCGAGTTTCCCGCCGACATCGACCAGGGAACGACCGGCGCCAACTGCGTGGACTCGTGGTCACGCGAGCTGCGCGAGACCGGCTACCTGCACAACCATGTCCGGATGTGGTTCGCGGCTTACATCGTCCACCACCGCCGGGTGTGGTGGCAAGGCGGGGCGAGCTGGTTCATCACCCACCTGCTCGACGGCGACCCCGCCGCCAACAACCTCAACTGGCAGTGGGTGGCGAGCACCTGGCGCTCCTATCCGTATATCTGGAACCGGGGCACGCTCGTCAAATACGCCGGCGAGCGGTACTGCTCCGCCTGCCCGCTGCGGGACGGCGGCTGCCCCTTCGACGGCACCTACGCCGAACTCAGCGCCCGGCTCTTTCCCGGCAAGCACCCCGCGCCCGGCGAGACTGGCTGGCTGCCTCCCGACACCCTCAAGGCCGTGCCCTGGGAGCCGCCGCCCACGCCCGAGCCTGCCCCAGACGCCGTGGTCTGGGTGCACGGTGACCGCCTCTCGCCGGGAAACGAGGCCCTGCGCGCCTCTCCGGGGCGCCCGGCGGTTTTCGTCTGGGACGGCGAACTGCTGAAGATGTGGGAGGTCAGCGCCAAGCGGCAGACCTTCATCCACGAGTGCGTGCAGGAGCTGCCGGTCCACGTGCTGCGCGGCGACGTGGCGGAGGAAGTCGCCCGCTTCGCGCGGCACCACGGCGCCCGCACCGTCGCCACCACCCCAAGCCCCAGCCCGCGCTTCCGGCGCATCGTGGAGGCGCTGGAGGCCCAGGGCCTGACCGTGCAGCTCTGGCCCGAGCCCGTCTTCGCCGCGAGCCTGACGCCGCTCGACCTCACCGTGCACGCCAAGTACTGGGGGCAGGTCAGCGCCTCGGCGTTCGGCAAACCGCCCGCGCCGCCCAAGGAAAAGCCGAAGGTGACGGTGCGGGCCGGGGGCACGCCGGAGAAAAAGGCGCGCGGAGGCCGCCGGAAGAAGGTGGACGCGGAGCCGCTGCTGCCCCTCGACGGCGAGATCTGA
- a CDS encoding nucleoside deaminase: protein MTAQADFLARGWLTALAQAWDAALQGSSPIGACIVDENGEVLARGRNRLGEPRRVGGGVISGHDLAHAEINALLDLPHTRRPECLSWTVLTTLEPCPQCAGAVAMSGIRGLHYAAPDPWGGCARLLTDDPYVARKRMRVGRAPEAVARAALRLALLGFLEKGHRPEERFLQSFAPHREDLRAAQDLFDSRTWLALKERRAPLSDVLRELLGGEGEEWAREAEGLALTHPTRTEGAP from the coding sequence GTGACGGCGCAGGCTGACTTCCTGGCACGCGGCTGGCTCACGGCCCTCGCACAGGCCTGGGACGCCGCGCTTCAGGGGTCGTCGCCTATCGGCGCGTGCATCGTGGACGAGAACGGCGAGGTGCTTGCCCGCGGACGCAACCGTCTGGGCGAGCCGCGCCGGGTGGGAGGCGGCGTGATCAGCGGCCACGACCTCGCGCACGCCGAGATCAACGCGCTGCTGGACCTCCCTCATACGCGGCGGCCCGAGTGCCTGAGCTGGACGGTCCTCACCACGCTGGAGCCCTGCCCGCAGTGTGCCGGCGCCGTCGCCATGAGCGGCATTCGCGGGCTGCACTACGCCGCGCCCGATCCCTGGGGCGGCTGCGCGCGGCTGCTGACGGATGACCCCTACGTGGCGCGCAAGCGAATGCGGGTGGGACGGGCACCGGAAGCGGTGGCGCGCGCGGCCCTGCGACTCGCGCTGCTCGGCTTCCTCGAGAAAGGCCACCGCCCGGAGGAGCGCTTTCTTCAGAGTTTTGCCCCGCACCGCGAAGACCTCCGGGCCGCGCAGGACCTCTTCGATTCGCGCACCTGGCTGGCCCTCAAGGAGCGCCGCGCCCCGCTTTCCGACGTGCTGCGCGAGCTGCTGGGCGGCGAGGGAGAGGAATGGGCGAGAGAGGCGGAAGGGCTCGCCCTGACCCACCCGACCAGAACAGAAGGAGCACCGTGA
- a CDS encoding histidine phosphatase family protein, protein MAAAADDEGVHDGRYDSPLTDVGRAQARSLAAYWAAHPPGFDRAYTSTLRRATETAAIVTAPLGLTPMPTELLREFDNGPLAGLPLAEAEARYPIPAFRHDLSAFTEGGGESQAAFRARALHALELIWQGGGERVLVVAHGGILNAMLRELTGAHRAHFAYGDTASTTVRLSRDSQTAVATGVNLAPHLPDP, encoded by the coding sequence ATGGCCGCAGCCGCCGACGATGAGGGCGTCCACGATGGCCGCTACGACTCGCCCCTGACCGACGTGGGCCGCGCCCAGGCGCGATCACTCGCGGCGTACTGGGCGGCGCATCCGCCGGGATTCGATCGGGCGTACACCTCCACGCTGCGGCGCGCGACTGAGACGGCAGCCATCGTGACCGCGCCGCTGGGCCTCACGCCCATGCCGACGGAGCTGCTGCGCGAATTCGACAATGGCCCGCTGGCCGGCCTGCCCCTCGCCGAGGCCGAGGCGAGGTATCCGATTCCAGCGTTCCGGCACGACCTCTCGGCCTTCACCGAGGGCGGCGGCGAGTCGCAGGCGGCCTTCCGAGCCCGCGCGCTGCACGCCCTGGAGCTGATCTGGCAGGGCGGAGGTGAGCGGGTGCTGGTGGTCGCGCACGGCGGCATCCTGAACGCCATGCTGCGCGAACTGACGGGAGCGCACCGCGCCCACTTCGCCTATGGCGACACGGCCTCGACCACCGTGCGTCTCAGTCGGGACAGCCAAACGGCGGTGGCGACAGGCGTGAACCTCGCGCCGCATCTCCCCGACCCCTGA
- a CDS encoding GGDEF domain-containing protein, with translation MPRPDILSSEAFEAAFLAFSDAPLTLAVLDLDHFKQLNDTLGHTEGDRVLRGVERLLCGSLPSGSVVGRIGGDEYAALLPETVAETALILFDEVIKHFQIHRDPQWPRSLGLSVGLAARPAHATGYAELKRAADEAMIRAKREGRGRACIYVESRMVLKSNYYPKSQLERLAKLSGALGRTEASLLREALDELIEKHRGEL, from the coding sequence ATGCCGCGTCCCGATATTCTTTCAAGTGAGGCTTTTGAGGCTGCTTTTCTGGCCTTTAGCGACGCGCCGCTGACGCTCGCGGTGCTTGACCTCGACCATTTCAAACAGCTGAACGACACGCTGGGGCATACGGAAGGCGACCGGGTGTTGCGTGGAGTCGAGCGGCTGCTGTGCGGCAGTCTGCCGAGTGGCAGCGTGGTGGGGCGCATCGGGGGCGACGAGTACGCCGCGCTGCTGCCCGAGACGGTGGCAGAAACCGCGCTGATCCTCTTTGACGAGGTGATCAAGCATTTCCAGATTCACCGCGACCCGCAGTGGCCGCGCAGCCTGGGGCTGAGCGTGGGGCTCGCGGCCCGGCCCGCCCACGCGACCGGCTACGCGGAGCTCAAGCGCGCCGCCGACGAGGCGATGATCCGGGCCAAGCGCGAGGGCCGGGGCCGGGCGTGCATTTACGTCGAGAGCCGGATGGTCCTCAAATCGAACTACTACCCGAAAAGTCAGCTCGAACGCCTCGCCAAGCTCTCGGGCGCGCTGGGCCGCACCGAGGCTTCGCTGCTGCGTGAGGCCCTCGACGAGCTGATCGAGAAGCACCGGGGCGAGTTGTGA
- the groL gene encoding chaperonin GroEL (60 kDa chaperone family; promotes refolding of misfolded polypeptides especially under stressful conditions; forms two stacked rings of heptamers to form a barrel-shaped 14mer; ends can be capped by GroES; misfolded proteins enter the barrel where they are refolded when GroES binds): MAKQLVFDEAARRSLERGVNAVANAVKVTLGPRGRNVVIEKKFGSPTITKDGVTVAKEVELEDKLENIGAQLLKEVASKTNDITGDGTTTATVLGQAIVKEGLRNVAAGANPLALKRGIEKAVAVAIEEIQKQAQPVEDSDAIKKVAGISANDEQVGVEIANAMDKVGKEGVITIEESKGFDTEVDVVEGMQFDKGYISPYFITSPETMEAVLEDAYILINEKKVSALKDLLPVLEKVAQTGRPLLIIAEDVEGEALATLVVNKLRGTLNIAAVKAPGFGDRRKEMLRDIAAVTGGQVVSEDLGHKLENVGMDMLGRAARIRITKDETTIVDGKGEQQEIDARVNAIKAELDSTDSDYAKEKLQERLAKLAGGVAVIRVGAATETELKEKKHRYEDALSTARSAVEEGIVAGGGTTLLRVIPAVRQAAEALEGDEATGARILIRALEEPARQIAANAGEEGSVIVNAVINNDKPRYGYNAATGEYVDDMVLAGIVDPAKVTRTALQNAASIASLILTTEAIVSDKPEKEKAAPAGGMGGGDMGGMDF, translated from the coding sequence ATGGCTAAACAGCTTGTGTTTGATGAAGCCGCCCGCCGCAGCCTCGAGCGCGGGGTCAACGCCGTCGCCAACGCCGTCAAAGTGACCCTCGGCCCGCGTGGCCGCAACGTGGTGATCGAGAAGAAGTTCGGCTCGCCCACCATCACCAAGGACGGCGTGACCGTCGCCAAGGAAGTCGAACTCGAGGACAAGCTCGAGAACATCGGCGCGCAGCTTCTCAAGGAAGTCGCTTCCAAGACGAACGACATCACGGGGGACGGCACCACCACCGCCACTGTGCTTGGTCAGGCCATCGTGAAAGAAGGTCTGCGCAACGTCGCCGCCGGCGCCAACCCGCTTGCGCTCAAGCGTGGCATCGAGAAGGCCGTCGCCGTCGCCATCGAAGAGATCCAGAAGCAGGCCCAGCCGGTCGAGGACTCCGACGCGATCAAGAAGGTCGCCGGCATCTCCGCCAACGACGAGCAGGTCGGCGTCGAGATCGCTAACGCGATGGATAAGGTCGGCAAGGAAGGCGTCATCACCATCGAAGAGTCCAAGGGCTTCGACACCGAAGTGGACGTGGTCGAAGGGATGCAGTTCGACAAGGGCTACATCAGCCCCTACTTCATCACCTCCCCCGAGACGATGGAAGCGGTCCTCGAAGACGCCTACATCCTGATCAACGAGAAGAAGGTCAGCGCTCTCAAGGACCTGCTCCCCGTGCTGGAAAAGGTCGCCCAGACGGGCCGCCCCCTGCTGATCATCGCCGAGGACGTGGAAGGCGAGGCGCTCGCCACCCTGGTCGTGAACAAGCTGCGCGGCACGCTGAACATCGCCGCCGTCAAGGCCCCCGGCTTCGGTGACCGCCGCAAGGAAATGCTGCGCGACATCGCCGCCGTGACCGGTGGTCAGGTCGTCAGCGAAGACCTCGGCCACAAGCTCGAAAATGTCGGCATGGACATGCTGGGCCGCGCCGCGCGCATCCGCATCACCAAGGACGAGACCACCATCGTGGACGGCAAGGGTGAGCAGCAGGAGATCGACGCCCGCGTCAACGCGATCAAGGCCGAACTCGACTCCACCGATTCCGACTACGCCAAGGAAAAGCTCCAGGAGCGCCTCGCCAAGCTCGCCGGCGGCGTCGCCGTGATTCGCGTCGGTGCGGCCACCGAGACCGAGCTCAAGGAGAAGAAGCACCGCTACGAGGACGCCCTGTCCACCGCCCGCTCGGCCGTGGAAGAAGGCATCGTCGCGGGCGGCGGCACCACCCTGCTGCGCGTGATCCCGGCGGTCCGTCAGGCTGCTGAAGCCCTCGAAGGCGACGAGGCCACCGGCGCGCGCATCCTGATCCGTGCCCTCGAAGAGCCCGCCCGCCAGATCGCCGCCAACGCCGGCGAGGAAGGCAGCGTCATCGTGAACGCGGTCATCAACAACGACAAGCCGCGCTACGGCTACAACGCCGCCACCGGCGAGTACGTCGACGACATGGTGCTGGCCGGCATCGTGGATCCCGCCAAGGTGACCCGCACCGCCCTTCAGAACGCGGCGAGCATCGCTTCGCTCATCCTGACCACCGAAGCCATCGTCTCCGACAAGCCCGAGAAGGAGAAAGCGGCCCCGGCAGGCGGCATGGGCGGCGGCGACATGGGCGGGATGGACTTCTAA
- the groES gene encoding co-chaperone GroES, which produces MLKPLGDRVLVEIIEETEQKTAGGLYVPDSAKEKSQRGKVIAVGAGKMTDDGKRITMDVNVGDTVYFAKYGGTEVTLEGKNYSLLSERDILAIVE; this is translated from the coding sequence ATGCTGAAACCTTTAGGTGATCGGGTCCTCGTCGAAATCATCGAAGAAACTGAGCAGAAGACCGCCGGGGGCCTGTACGTGCCCGACTCCGCCAAAGAGAAGAGCCAGCGCGGCAAGGTCATCGCGGTGGGCGCCGGCAAGATGACCGACGATGGCAAGCGCATCACGATGGATGTCAACGTGGGCGACACCGTGTACTTCGCCAAGTACGGCGGCACCGAAGTGACGCTCGAAGGCAAGAACTACAGCCTCCTGAGCGAACGCGACATCCTCGCCATCGTGGAGTAA
- a CDS encoding DUF7079 family protein, with translation MNLDTRRRAWAALSELFLDTEVNAEWVARQLRDTGLSLAEIETILKSEVAPVLGANLLSVAGVWDAFDLTPVEARFRAGRSRPTLLGHLALRMIREDWAAVLARLQESG, from the coding sequence ATGAACCTGGACACCCGGCGCCGCGCCTGGGCCGCCCTCTCGGAACTCTTCCTCGACACCGAAGTGAATGCAGAGTGGGTAGCCCGGCAACTGCGGGACACCGGCCTGAGCCTCGCCGAGATCGAGACCATCCTGAAGAGTGAAGTAGCCCCCGTGCTGGGCGCCAACCTGCTGAGCGTGGCCGGCGTCTGGGACGCTTTCGACCTGACGCCGGTGGAAGCGCGGTTTCGCGCGGGACGGAGCCGCCCCACCCTGCTCGGCCACCTCGCCCTGCGGATGATTCGCGAGGACTGGGCCGCCGTGTTAGCCCGACTTCAGGAAAGCGGCTGA
- a CDS encoding ABC transporter ATP-binding protein, whose amino-acid sequence MTAAFPAASSPVIPPSAVPPLVIAGLTKRYGPGLPPVVQDLSLSLQPGELLTLLGPSGCGKTTTLRLIAGLETPDAGRVEIAGREVSTPFVPPEQRGVGLVFQDYALFPHLSVLGNVLFGLRALPRAERLPRARATLALVGLTVFESRMPHQLSGGQQQRVALARALAPRPALLLLDEPFSNLDAQLRHATRQEVRAILRRSGTAAILVTHDQEEALAFSDRVALMRGGQIEQLGAPEEVYDEPRTVFVANFLGRSNLIAGTARGTWAETPLGRLPLPTPAQGPVMLSVRPEQLGFADEGVEATVISREFGGRDTLYTLALRDGQEVMVHSRAPQPLGEGARVRLSVRGEARVVR is encoded by the coding sequence ATGACTGCCGCCTTCCCTGCCGCTTCCTCTCCGGTGATCCCTCCAAGCGCCGTGCCGCCGCTGGTCATCGCCGGCCTGACCAAGCGCTACGGCCCCGGCCTGCCGCCGGTCGTTCAGGACCTCAGCCTCTCGCTTCAACCGGGCGAACTGCTCACGCTGCTCGGGCCTTCCGGCTGCGGCAAGACGACCACGCTGCGGCTGATCGCGGGGCTGGAGACGCCCGACGCCGGCCGGGTCGAGATCGCCGGGCGCGAGGTAAGCACGCCCTTCGTGCCTCCCGAGCAGCGCGGGGTGGGGCTGGTGTTTCAGGACTACGCCCTGTTTCCGCACCTGAGCGTGCTCGGCAACGTGCTCTTCGGACTGCGGGCCCTGCCCCGCGCCGAGCGGTTGCCGCGCGCGCGCGCGACGCTGGCCCTCGTGGGCCTCACCGTGTTCGAGTCGCGGATGCCGCATCAGCTTTCGGGCGGGCAGCAGCAGCGGGTGGCGCTCGCCCGCGCGCTCGCACCCCGGCCCGCGCTCCTGCTGCTCGACGAGCCGTTTTCCAACCTCGACGCGCAGCTCCGGCACGCCACCCGGCAGGAGGTCCGCGCGATCCTGCGCCGCAGCGGCACGGCGGCGATCCTAGTGACCCACGATCAGGAAGAGGCACTCGCCTTCAGCGACCGGGTGGCCCTGATGCGCGGCGGGCAGATTGAGCAGCTCGGCGCACCCGAGGAGGTCTACGACGAGCCCCGGACCGTGTTCGTCGCCAATTTCCTGGGCCGCAGCAACCTGATCGCGGGCACAGCGCGCGGCACGTGGGCCGAAACGCCGCTGGGCCGCCTGCCGCTGCCGACGCCCGCGCAGGGGCCGGTGATGCTCAGCGTGCGCCCCGAGCAGCTCGGCTTCGCCGACGAGGGCGTGGAGGCCACCGTCATCAGCCGCGAGTTCGGCGGGCGCGACACCCTCTATACCCTGGCCCTGAGAGACGGGCAGGAGGTGATGGTCCACAGCCGGGCCCCCCAGCCGCTCGGGGAGGGCGCGCGGGTGCGGCTGAGCGTGCGGGGAGAAGCGCGGGTGGTGCGCTGA
- a CDS encoding TCR/Tet family MFS transporter: MRRSAALIFILITALIDVMGIGLIIPVLPGLVKELAGSEVAGARTIGWLTAAYALMQFIFAPILGALSDRYGRRPVLLIALFGMALDYLLLYFAPNLAWLFLGRLLAGLTGASLTVANAYIADVSPPEQRAKNFGLLGATFGVGFILGPALGGWLGEYGLRVPFLAAAALTGLNLLYGLFVLPESLPREKRGGFSRSALNPLLPLRALGEYPILRSLALTFVLLGLAGQVIFSTWVLYTEGVLGWTPRQNGLALGFFGLLTAGVQAGLIGPFIARFGDRRTIITGLVASIFEFLVLSVARTTPMLYASLVVGALGGLANPAIQGLISRQVSEQEQGRVQGAITSLNSLVGVFGPILATAVYAWGRSSGFPGAAYLMGAAFSVAGTLLILQVLRGMPETARQSAAD; this comes from the coding sequence ATGCGCCGCTCCGCCGCCCTGATTTTTATCCTGATCACTGCCCTGATCGACGTCATGGGCATCGGACTGATCATTCCGGTGCTGCCGGGACTGGTCAAGGAACTTGCGGGCTCGGAGGTGGCGGGCGCGCGCACCATCGGCTGGCTGACGGCGGCCTACGCGCTGATGCAGTTCATCTTCGCGCCGATCCTGGGGGCGCTGAGCGACCGCTACGGGCGCCGGCCCGTGCTGCTGATCGCGCTGTTCGGGATGGCGCTCGACTACCTGCTGCTCTATTTCGCGCCGAACCTGGCGTGGCTCTTTCTGGGGCGCCTGCTCGCCGGCCTCACCGGGGCGAGCCTGACGGTGGCGAACGCCTACATCGCCGACGTGTCGCCGCCCGAGCAGCGCGCCAAGAACTTCGGGCTGCTCGGCGCGACCTTCGGGGTGGGGTTCATCCTGGGGCCGGCGCTCGGCGGCTGGCTCGGGGAGTACGGCCTGCGGGTGCCGTTTCTTGCCGCCGCTGCCCTGACGGGCCTGAACCTGCTCTACGGCCTCTTCGTGCTGCCCGAGTCGCTGCCGCGTGAGAAGCGGGGGGGCTTCAGCCGCTCGGCGCTCAATCCGCTGCTGCCGCTGCGGGCGCTCGGGGAATACCCGATTCTGCGCAGCCTCGCGCTCACCTTCGTGCTGCTCGGGCTCGCCGGGCAGGTCATCTTCAGCACCTGGGTCCTGTACACCGAGGGCGTGCTGGGCTGGACGCCCCGGCAAAACGGTCTCGCGCTCGGCTTTTTCGGCCTGCTGACAGCGGGGGTGCAGGCGGGACTGATCGGACCATTCATCGCCCGCTTCGGGGACCGGCGCACCATTATCACGGGGCTGGTGGCCTCCATTTTCGAGTTTCTGGTGCTCAGCGTGGCGCGCACTACCCCCATGCTCTACGCCTCGCTCGTCGTCGGCGCCCTCGGCGGGCTCGCCAATCCGGCGATCCAGGGCCTGATCTCACGTCAGGTGAGCGAGCAGGAGCAGGGCCGGGTCCAGGGGGCGATCACCAGCCTGAATAGCCTGGTCGGCGTCTTCGGCCCGATTCTGGCGACGGCGGTCTACGCCTGGGGCCGGAGCTCAGGCTTTCCCGGCGCCGCCTACCTGATGGGCGCCGCCTTCTCGGTCGCCGGCACCCTGCTGATCTTGCAGGTGCTGCGCGGAATGCCCGAAACCGCGCGGCAGTCGGCAGCCGACTGA
- a CDS encoding DUF1989 domain-containing protein gives MTDFPTHRIPPQSGAGFRLKKGDVLVVIDPQGEQVSDLMAFAADQPQEWLSSGRTFDYNETIYLTTGHRLYSNRSRVMFTLLRDDVGRHDFLLTPCSTETFELLYPPGTAEGHPSCFGNLVKALGPFGIEPDQIPTTLNIFMNVLVDEKGKVHIGPPISQAGQRLELRAEMDLIVGLTACSAEGSNNGTFKPIDYRVIPAGTPTE, from the coding sequence ATGACTGACTTTCCAACCCACCGCATCCCGCCCCAGAGCGGCGCCGGCTTCCGGCTGAAGAAGGGCGACGTGCTCGTCGTGATTGACCCGCAGGGCGAGCAGGTCTCGGACCTGATGGCCTTCGCCGCCGACCAGCCGCAGGAATGGCTCTCGTCAGGCCGGACCTTCGATTACAACGAGACCATTTACCTCACGACCGGGCACCGGCTCTATTCCAACCGCTCGCGGGTGATGTTCACCCTGCTGCGCGACGATGTGGGCCGGCACGATTTCCTGCTCACACCCTGCTCGACCGAGACCTTTGAATTGCTGTATCCGCCCGGCACCGCCGAAGGGCACCCGAGTTGCTTCGGCAATCTGGTGAAGGCGCTGGGGCCGTTCGGCATCGAGCCCGACCAGATTCCGACGACGCTCAATATCTTCATGAACGTGCTAGTGGACGAGAAAGGCAAGGTCCACATCGGCCCGCCGATTTCGCAGGCCGGGCAGCGGCTCGAACTGCGCGCCGAGATGGACCTCATTGTGGGCCTGACCGCGTGCTCGGCGGAGGGGAGCAACAACGGCACCTTCAAACCGATTGACTACCGCGTCATCCCTGCGGGCACGCCTACTGAATAG
- a CDS encoding LysR family transcriptional regulator → MELRHLRHFVALAEEEHFGRAAERVFVVQQALSSSIRNLEDEVGVALVTRTTRRVQLTPAGEEFLVGARQTLALAAQTVERSRRAARGEVGRLTVGFVSGLAFGGLPEVVRRFREVFPAVSVDLRELTAQEQEAALRGGLIDVGLLLLPVRDPALASLPLWRQPLVAALPAEHPLAAREELEIGDLRGEPFVFFPRHLRATYFDQVMRWCAGAGFTPGVVQEAIEIPTLLSLVAAGVGVFLPIEFFSRLALPGVVYRPVRGAPVVEIVAAWPRAGQARPTVQAFLEVAQGVLSPSAAAEP, encoded by the coding sequence ATGGAACTGCGTCATCTACGCCATTTCGTCGCGCTGGCCGAGGAGGAGCACTTTGGGCGGGCCGCCGAGCGGGTGTTCGTGGTGCAGCAGGCGCTGAGCAGTTCGATTCGCAACCTCGAAGACGAGGTGGGGGTGGCGCTCGTGACGCGCACCACCCGCCGCGTACAGCTCACCCCGGCGGGCGAGGAATTCCTGGTCGGTGCCCGGCAGACGCTGGCGCTCGCGGCGCAGACGGTGGAGCGATCCCGGCGGGCCGCGCGCGGGGAGGTCGGGCGGCTGACCGTGGGCTTCGTCAGCGGCCTCGCCTTCGGGGGCCTGCCGGAAGTCGTGCGGCGCTTCCGCGAGGTTTTTCCGGCGGTGAGCGTGGACCTGCGCGAGCTGACCGCCCAGGAACAGGAAGCGGCGCTGCGCGGCGGGCTGATCGACGTGGGGCTGCTGCTGCTGCCGGTGCGTGACCCGGCGCTCGCCTCGCTGCCGCTGTGGCGCCAACCGCTCGTGGCCGCCCTGCCCGCCGAACACCCCCTCGCGGCGCGGGAGGAACTGGAGATCGGGGATCTGCGCGGCGAGCCGTTCGTCTTTTTTCCCCGGCACCTGCGCGCCACCTACTTCGATCAAGTGATGCGCTGGTGCGCCGGGGCCGGCTTCACGCCGGGCGTCGTACAGGAGGCCATCGAGATTCCGACGCTGCTCTCGCTCGTCGCGGCGGGGGTAGGGGTCTTCCTGCCGATCGAGTTCTTCTCGCGCCTCGCGCTGCCGGGGGTGGTCTACCGCCCGGTGCGCGGCGCTCCGGTGGTCGAGATCGTGGCGGCGTGGCCGCGCGCCGGTCAGGCGAGGCCGACGGTGCAGGCTTTTCTGGAGGTGGCGCAGGGCGTCCTGAGCCCCTCGGCGGCAGCGGAGCCCTGA